One segment of Buteo buteo chromosome 6, bButBut1.hap1.1, whole genome shotgun sequence DNA contains the following:
- the PSMC6 gene encoding 26S proteasome regulatory subunit 10B — MALPGIPYERRLLVMADPRDKALQDYRKKLLEHKEIDGRLKELREQLKELTKQYEKSENDLKALQSVGQIVGEVLKQLTEEKFIVKATNGPRYVVGCRRQLDKSKLKPGTRVALDMTTLTIMRYLPREVDPLVYNMSHEDPGDVSYSEIGGLSEQIRELREVIELPLTNPELFQRVGIIPPKGCLLYGPPGTGKTLLARAVASQLDCNFLKVVSSSIVDKYIGESARLIREMFNYARDHQPCIIFMDEIDAIGGRRFSEGTSADREIQRTLMELLNQMDGFDTLHRVKMIMATNRPDTLDPALLRPGRLDRKIHIDLPNEQARLDILKIHAGPITKHGEIDYEAIVKLSDGFNGADLRNVCTEAGMFAIRADHDFVVQEDFMKAVRKVADSKKLESKLDYKPV, encoded by the exons ATGGCCCTTCCCGGCATTCCCTATGAGCGGCGGCTGCTCGTCATGGCGGACCCGAGAGACAAGGCGCTGCAGGATTACcgcaagaagctgctggagcATAAAGAGATCGACGGTCGCCTCAAGGAGT tAAGGGAACAGCTGAAAGAGCTCACCAAGCAATATGAAAAGTCAGAAAATGATCTCAAGGCCTTGCAGAGTGTCGGGCAG ATTGTTGGCGAGGTTCTTAAGCAGctaacagaagagaaat TCATTGTGAAGGCTACAAATGGACCAAGATATGTGGTTGGCTGTCGTCGTCAG CTTGACAAAAGTAAGCTGAAGCCGGGGACAAGAGTTGCTCTGGATATGACCACTCTGACTATTATGAG ATATTTGCCAAGGGAAGTGGATCCATTGGTTTATAATATGTCCCATGAAGATCCAGGGGATGTTTCATATTCTGAGATTGGAGGGTTGTCAGAACAAATCAGAGAGCTGCGAGAG GTAATAGAATTGCCGCTTACAAACCCAGAATTATTCCAGCGTGTGGGAATTATACCTCCAAAAGGCTGCTTGCTCTACGGCCCCCCTG GTACGGGGAAGACACTTTTGGCCAGAGCGGTTGCTAGCCAGCTTGATTGCAACTTCCTAAAG GTGGTGTCAAGTTCAATAGTGGACAAGTACATTGGTGAAAGTGCTCGACTGATCAGAGAGATGTTCAATTATGCCAGAGATCATCAGCCATGTATCATTTTCATGGATGAGATAGATGCTATTG GTGGTCGCCGTTTTTCTGAAGGCACCTCAGCTGATAGAGAAATTCAGAGGACTCTGATGGAG TTATTGAATCAGATGGATGGATTCGATACTCTGCACAGAGTTAAAATGATCATGGCTACTAACAGACCAGACACGCTGGACCCTGCACTTCTGCGGCCTGGAAGACTGGATAGAAAAATCC ATATTGATCTACCAAATGAACAAGCCAGATTAGATATTTTGAAGATTCATGCAGGTCCTATTACTAAACATGGTGAAATAG ATTATGAAGCAATTGTGAAGCTTTCAGATGGCTTTAATGGAGCAGACTTGAGAAATGTCTGTACTGAAGCAG gtATGTTTGCGATCCGTGCCGATCATGACTTTGTAGTTCAGGAAGACTTCATGAAAGCTGTTAGAAAAGTGGCTGATTCTAAGAAGCTGGAGTCCAAGCTTGACTACAAACCTGTTTAA